In Leptospira sp. WS58.C1, a single genomic region encodes these proteins:
- a CDS encoding rod-binding protein, producing MMIDKIQDYRSKLDLTEKPEVQRLLREEKNIKPGQSFPDQLREEFNSTLSGKVSSSEVKMPHNIKEEISADPYRKKLFDASVEFESIFVKMMLKEMKSTVHKSGLIDGGYAEEIFEDMLYDEYSKNLSANSSLGLAEQIYQSLSSNLPPISKLDSKV from the coding sequence ATAATGATAGATAAAATCCAAGACTATCGATCTAAATTGGATCTTACCGAAAAACCGGAAGTACAAAGGCTTTTACGTGAAGAGAAGAATATAAAGCCGGGCCAAAGTTTTCCGGACCAATTGAGAGAAGAATTTAATAGTACTCTCTCCGGAAAGGTTTCTTCTTCCGAGGTGAAAATGCCTCATAATATCAAGGAAGAGATTTCCGCAGATCCGTACCGTAAAAAATTATTCGATGCTTCCGTGGAATTCGAATCCATTTTCGTGAAGATGATGTTGAAAGAAATGAAATCCACAGTCCACAAGTCCGGACTCATTGACGGAGGATATGCGGAAGAAATTTTCGAAGATATGCTCTATGACGAGTATTCCAAGAATCTATCTGCGAATTCTTCTTTGGGACTTGCGGAGCAGATCTATCAGTCTTTATCTTCTAATCTTCCGCCGATCTCTAAACTGGATTCGAAAGTATAA
- a CDS encoding TetR/AcrR family transcriptional regulator translates to MTSPPKKLLPKRERTRLQILKAALKLFARKDAGEASISDVIAEAEIANGTFYNHFKTKEELLEASSLTLIESLASEVETIMGDMDDPAERMALAGIYFFKKARMDSNWAWALIRVAAVTPRMSDILLSYPLRDLQRGITSGKFSIESTETALGLFVGSLHYGIRNILEGRAKNKLHDREMMTLVLRGYGVKIEIAKKLASKGFERAWKEE, encoded by the coding sequence ATGACCTCGCCGCCCAAAAAACTACTGCCGAAAAGAGAGCGAACTCGGCTTCAAATCCTGAAAGCCGCTCTCAAACTTTTTGCAAGAAAAGATGCAGGAGAAGCTTCTATCTCGGATGTGATTGCGGAAGCTGAAATTGCAAATGGAACCTTTTATAATCATTTCAAAACCAAAGAAGAACTTTTAGAAGCTTCCTCGTTAACTTTGATAGAATCTCTTGCTTCCGAAGTGGAGACGATCATGGGAGATATGGATGATCCCGCAGAACGAATGGCGCTAGCGGGAATATACTTTTTCAAAAAAGCAAGAATGGATTCGAATTGGGCTTGGGCCCTTATCCGCGTCGCAGCAGTCACACCTAGAATGAGCGATATACTTTTAAGTTATCCGTTGAGGGATCTACAGAGAGGAATAACGTCCGGAAAATTCTCCATTGAATCTACGGAAACCGCACTCGGACTTTTTGTGGGATCCTTACATTACGGGATCAGGAACATATTAGAAGGGAGAGCGAAAAATAAATTACACGATAGAGAAATGATGACTCTGGTACTCAGAGGTTACGGAGTGAAGATCGAGATCGCGAAAAAACTTGCTTCCAAAGGGTTCGAAAGAGCCTGGAAAGAAGAATGA